Genomic segment of Parabacteroides pacaensis:
ATTGTTCGTCGGAATAATGGTAGATTATGCGGCTGCGGACGTACCGGTTGTTTGGAAGCTTATGCTTCAGCTACAGGAGTGGCACGTTCTGCCCGTGAATATTTGGAACTTACTTGTGTGGAAAGTTGCCTGCGGGAATTAGATCCGGATAGCATAACATCTAAAGATGTATATGATGCAGCCATGAAAAAAGATAAAGTTGCATTAGATATTTTTGAGAAAACAGGAACTATGTTAGGAGAAGCTTTTGCCGACTTTATTGCATTTTCCAGTCCGGAAGCAATCATCTTGTTCGGAGGTTTAGCTAAGTCCGGTGATTTATTGATGGAACCGATTAAACGTGCCATGGATAAAAATATATTAAAAGTATTTGCCGGCAAAACAAAATTGCTTCTTTCCCAATTAAAAGAAAGCGACGCTGCTGTATTAGGTGCTAGTGCACTAGGCTGGGAAATTAAAGAAGCTCCTATCGGAGTAGCAGTTAGTGAAACTAATGATGCAGAATAATTTATATTGATTTTTATAATAGTAAGGGGTGGGTGAAATGTTATTTGCCCACCCTTGTCATTTGTACACCCTCTTTTATATTTGGTAATATGGAACATCCGTTGCATTTATTTTATTACTGTCCCAAATGCGGAAAAAACACCTTTGAAGAGATTAATGAAAAGGCAAAGCAATGTACTCATTGCGGTTTTGTGTACTATTTTAATCCTTCTGCGGCAGTAGCTTGTTTTATCCGGAATCGTTATGACGAATTGTTGTTGGTAAGACGGGCGAAAGAGCCGGCTAAAGGGACGTTGGATTTGCCGGGAGGCTTTGTGGATCGTTTTGAAACGGCGGAAGAGGCTGTATACCGGGAAGTAAAAGAAGAAACAGGATTGGTAGTTACCTCTTGCCGGTATCTTTTTTCCATACCTAATATTTATCCGTATGCAGGTTTTGAGGTACATACCGTGGATCTGTTTTTCGAATGCCTGGTAACTGATTTTACTTCCGCGATACCTGCCGATGATGCTGCGGAAATTGTAGTCACTCCGTTTGATCGACTATCTTCTACCGAGTTCGGGCTGGACTCTATCCGGCAAGGTGTGAGCAAATATTTAGTTCTACCATAACAGCTTCTCTTTTGATATCCATTTAATTATTGATATTTTTAAGCTTTCTTGCTATGTTTATTGTAAGATTATCCTGTATATTTGTGCTCGGAACGACCGGGCAAAGAAAAGCACGTGCCCGTAATTAAAGCAACAAGCAATGAAAAGAATTCTAATTCCGCTATGTCTTGTGGTAACAGCCCATTGTGTATGTGGGCAAAGAGCGTATCAATACCAATCAGACAATCGTTTGTTTGAAGAGGGAAAGGAGCTCTTTACCTTAAAAAATTATTCTGGTAGTATCGATAAACTGGAAGCTTACAAGAATCAGTCTAAAAATGCCGATTTAATTCAGGAGGCCGATTATATGATTGCCTCTGCTATTTATCAGCAAGGCCGAAAAGATGCCCCTGAAGTATTGAAAGAATACCTTGAAATTTATCCGGATACCCGGCATGCTCCTGAAATCAATTTCTTTATCGGTTCTTCTCATTTTGGAAAAGGAGAGTATGAGAAGGCTATCTATTTTTTTAATCAATCTGATTTGGATCTGTTAAGTCTGGAACAACAGGAAGCCTATAGTTTCCGGTTGGCGTATTCTTTGTTACAAA
This window contains:
- a CDS encoding ROK family protein, coding for MDKQYVVGIDIGGTNTVFGVVDARGTILYSAAIKTGIYPNIDDYVTDLAKGLDLVINQAGGRDKIKGIGVGAPNGNYFTGSIEFAPNLPWKGKVPLAQLISEKLGGIPVTLTNDANAAAIGEMTYGVARGMKDFIVITLGTGVGSGIVIGGNLVYGSDGFAGELGHVIVRRNNGRLCGCGRTGCLEAYASATGVARSAREYLELTCVESCLRELDPDSITSKDVYDAAMKKDKVALDIFEKTGTMLGEAFADFIAFSSPEAIILFGGLAKSGDLLMEPIKRAMDKNILKVFAGKTKLLLSQLKESDAAVLGASALGWEIKEAPIGVAVSETNDAE
- a CDS encoding NUDIX domain-containing protein; this translates as MEHPLHLFYYCPKCGKNTFEEINEKAKQCTHCGFVYYFNPSAAVACFIRNRYDELLLVRRAKEPAKGTLDLPGGFVDRFETAEEAVYREVKEETGLVVTSCRYLFSIPNIYPYAGFEVHTVDLFFECLVTDFTSAIPADDAAEIVVTPFDRLSSTEFGLDSIRQGVSKYLVLP